One stretch of Haloterrigena salifodinae DNA includes these proteins:
- a CDS encoding metallophosphoesterase, with protein MAADADDPVYYVISDLHIGGDEQLGEVDFLQELLDFLERLATTEEDAELVINGDAFGLWEFTEVDGPAKFDVLTERYPKLFEQLRETGESIPITLLPGNHDNELAAYDEYAERLAAYNVDLVQAESITRPVGERTIYFEHGHQRDPNNRFEDFGNPYETPMGYYYNTNVTSRAGRLSERGRFNWLKDVQAVTPTERVPRWLLSKYFYREMNPLLRYAAIPILLLLNISVLLAVLAGLDVAGVWTMPVETVDAALARLGLVGEAVHFLLVVNAAIAGVLVLAGIPLYFVLRDVGKTVDRFGVFETDLTVDPDEPYAAAARELFAERPETAVFCYGHTHRPLLKEVGDGVLVNTGTWLKRLHRRDVVAGILPPVFYPSYQLCAVRIAAESDGVAVEFEQIEKDDPSADEITRTERLLTLGRAPTPTPPDRTVVGDADLESTSEPDE; from the coding sequence ATGGCAGCCGACGCCGACGATCCGGTCTACTACGTGATCAGCGATCTCCATATCGGCGGCGACGAACAGCTGGGCGAGGTCGACTTCCTTCAGGAGTTGCTCGACTTCCTCGAGCGGCTCGCGACGACCGAGGAGGACGCAGAACTCGTCATCAATGGCGACGCGTTCGGGCTGTGGGAGTTCACCGAAGTTGACGGGCCGGCGAAGTTTGACGTTCTGACCGAACGGTACCCCAAACTGTTCGAACAGCTTCGCGAGACGGGCGAATCGATCCCGATCACGCTGTTGCCGGGGAACCACGACAACGAGCTCGCAGCCTACGACGAGTACGCCGAGCGGTTGGCCGCGTACAACGTCGACCTCGTCCAGGCCGAGTCAATCACCCGACCGGTCGGCGAACGGACGATCTACTTCGAACACGGCCACCAGCGCGACCCCAACAATCGGTTCGAGGACTTCGGCAATCCGTACGAGACGCCGATGGGATACTACTACAATACGAACGTCACGAGCAGGGCCGGACGCCTGTCCGAACGGGGGCGGTTCAACTGGTTGAAGGACGTACAGGCGGTGACGCCGACCGAGCGGGTCCCCCGCTGGCTCCTCTCGAAGTACTTCTACCGCGAGATGAACCCCCTCCTGCGGTACGCCGCGATCCCGATCCTTTTGTTGCTCAACATCAGCGTCCTGCTCGCGGTGCTCGCCGGGCTGGACGTGGCCGGCGTCTGGACGATGCCCGTCGAGACGGTGGACGCGGCGCTCGCCCGGCTGGGTCTCGTCGGGGAGGCGGTCCACTTCCTCCTCGTCGTCAACGCGGCGATCGCGGGCGTGTTGGTGCTCGCGGGAATTCCGCTCTACTTTGTCCTCCGCGACGTCGGTAAAACAGTCGATCGGTTCGGCGTGTTCGAGACGGATCTCACCGTCGACCCCGACGAGCCGTACGCGGCGGCCGCCCGCGAGCTGTTCGCCGAGCGGCCGGAGACGGCGGTCTTCTGCTACGGACACACCCACCGCCCGCTGTTGAAGGAGGTCGGCGACGGGGTGCTCGTCAACACCGGGACGTGGCTGAAGCGCCTTCACCGTCGAGACGTCGTCGCGGGGATACTTCCGCCGGTGTTCTACCCGTCCTATCAGCTGTGTGCCGTTCGGATCGCCGCCGAGTCCGACGGCGTGGCCGTCGAGTTCGAGCAGATCGAAAAGGACGATCCGAGCGCGGACGAGATCACCCGCACCGAGCGCCTGCTCACGCTCGGGCGAGCGCCGACGCCAACCCCGCCCGACCGAACGGTCGTCGGCGACGCGGACCTCGAGTCCACGTCCGAGCCGGACGAATGA
- a CDS encoding TlpA family protein disulfide reductase: protein MSLETMEPNPAWDEASYEDAIDTLEAHNDELVYKVWGGDWCKDCRKLLPDFGAALDAAGVPEDRIDEIAVDEDKQGPGVEEYGVEYIPTVVVENDDGEEVTRFVEEEDQPPAIWLADRLEEELQ from the coding sequence ATGAGTCTCGAGACCATGGAGCCCAATCCCGCGTGGGACGAGGCCTCCTACGAGGACGCGATCGACACGCTCGAAGCGCACAACGACGAACTGGTGTACAAGGTCTGGGGCGGCGACTGGTGTAAGGACTGCCGGAAACTTCTTCCGGATTTCGGCGCCGCGCTCGATGCCGCGGGCGTCCCCGAGGACCGCATTGACGAAATCGCCGTCGACGAGGACAAGCAGGGTCCCGGCGTCGAGGAGTACGGCGTCGAGTACATCCCGACGGTCGTCGTCGAGAACGACGACGGCGAGGAAGTGACCCGATTCGTCGAGGAGGAGGACCAGCCGCCGGCGATCTGGCTGGCCGACCGCCTCGAGGAAGAACTGCAGTAA
- a CDS encoding DUF5804 family protein — MTRVCLIGDSDCNLQYELLSRETSREALATYDLRRPFENSISLRTVSVGAAVSLLNDLNWYLTRFVDTALVQEPSVSEDEWLSRALATELRNGDLEPADTAEFCKIYGLERVGPDPDAGAESADESESDAVEPTANDAESDESADADETRAETTSWRLVEPLYVRRTGGELPTYDLRDVDETLVVRLTEAEHSP; from the coding sequence GTGACTCGCGTCTGTCTCATCGGGGATTCCGACTGCAACCTCCAGTACGAACTCCTCTCCCGGGAGACCTCCCGCGAGGCCCTCGCGACGTACGATCTGCGCCGCCCGTTCGAGAACTCGATTTCCCTGCGGACGGTCAGCGTCGGCGCGGCCGTCTCCCTGCTGAACGACCTGAACTGGTATCTCACCCGGTTCGTCGACACAGCGCTCGTCCAAGAGCCGAGCGTCAGCGAGGACGAGTGGCTCTCGCGAGCGCTCGCGACGGAACTCCGCAACGGCGACCTCGAGCCCGCCGACACCGCCGAGTTCTGCAAGATCTACGGCCTCGAGCGAGTCGGGCCAGATCCCGACGCCGGAGCTGAATCTGCGGACGAGAGCGAGAGTGACGCCGTCGAACCGACGGCGAACGACGCCGAGTCGGACGAGTCGGCGGACGCGGACGAGACGCGCGCCGAGACGACGAGCTGGCGGCTCGTCGAACCACTGTACGTGCGCCGGACCGGCGGCGAACTCCCGACCTACGACCTCCGGGACGTCGACGAGACGCTCGTCGTTCGCCTCACGGAAGCGGAACACTCGCCGTAG
- a CDS encoding thioredoxin domain-containing protein, translated as MTDPTARNRLEEEESPYLRQHADNPVNWQPWDEQALEAAKERDVPIFLSIGYSACHWCHVMEDESFEDDDVADVLNENFVPIKVDREERPDIDSIYMTVAQLVSGRGGWPLSAWLTPEGKPFFVGTYFPKESQRNQPGFLELCQRISDSWESGEDREEMEHRADQWTEAAKDRLEETPDGAGATGGAAEPPSSEVLETAANAVLRSADRQYGGFGSGGPKFPQPSRLHVLARAYDRTGREEYLEVIEETLDAMAAGGLYDHVGGGFHRYCVDKDWTVPHFEKMLYDNAEIPRAFLAGYQLTGEERYAEVVAETLDFLERELTHDEGGFFSTLDAQSEDPETGEREEGAFYVWTPDEVREVLEDETTADLFCARYDITESGNFEGQNQPNRVRSLESLANEYDLAEDEIEDQLEDARERLFEAREQRPRPNRDEKVLAGWNGLMINACTEAALVLGNDEYAEQAVDALEFVRDRLWDAEEQRLNRRYKDGDVKVDGYLEDYAFLARGALGCYQATGDVDHLAFALDLARTIEDEFWDEDQGTIYFTPESGESLVTRPQELTDQSTPSAAGVAVETLLALDEFAEDDLERIAATVLETHANKIEANSMEHASLCLAADRLEAGALEVTVAADELPDGWRDRFADEYHPDRLFALRPPTEEGLEDWLGRLGLDEAPPIWDGREARDGEPTLYVCRDRTCSPPTHDVEDALEWLGDNAAVETSGAESLEEDESPF; from the coding sequence ATGACCGATCCGACCGCGCGCAATCGGCTCGAGGAGGAGGAGAGCCCCTACCTGCGCCAGCACGCGGACAACCCCGTCAACTGGCAGCCCTGGGACGAACAGGCCCTCGAGGCCGCGAAAGAACGCGACGTGCCGATCTTCCTCTCGATCGGCTACTCGGCGTGTCACTGGTGTCACGTCATGGAAGACGAGAGCTTCGAGGACGACGACGTCGCCGACGTGCTTAACGAGAACTTCGTCCCGATCAAGGTCGACCGCGAGGAGCGCCCGGACATCGACAGCATCTACATGACCGTCGCCCAGCTCGTCTCCGGCCGGGGCGGCTGGCCGCTGTCGGCGTGGCTCACGCCGGAGGGGAAACCGTTCTTCGTCGGGACCTACTTCCCGAAGGAGAGCCAGCGCAACCAGCCCGGCTTCCTCGAGCTCTGCCAGCGGATCAGCGACTCCTGGGAGAGCGGGGAGGACCGCGAGGAGATGGAACACCGCGCCGACCAGTGGACCGAGGCCGCGAAGGACCGCCTCGAGGAGACCCCAGACGGCGCAGGCGCCACAGGAGGCGCCGCCGAGCCGCCGTCGAGCGAGGTTCTCGAGACGGCGGCGAACGCCGTCCTCCGGAGCGCCGACCGCCAGTACGGCGGCTTCGGCTCCGGCGGCCCGAAGTTCCCCCAGCCCTCGCGACTCCACGTCCTCGCCCGCGCGTACGATCGGACCGGCCGCGAGGAGTACCTCGAGGTGATCGAGGAAACCCTCGACGCGATGGCCGCGGGCGGGCTCTACGACCACGTCGGCGGCGGCTTCCACCGCTACTGCGTCGACAAGGACTGGACGGTCCCTCACTTCGAGAAGATGCTGTACGACAACGCCGAGATTCCGCGGGCATTCCTCGCCGGCTACCAGCTCACCGGCGAGGAGCGCTACGCCGAGGTCGTCGCGGAAACGCTCGACTTCCTCGAGCGCGAACTCACCCACGACGAGGGCGGCTTCTTCAGTACGCTCGACGCCCAGAGCGAGGACCCCGAGACCGGCGAGCGCGAGGAGGGGGCGTTCTACGTCTGGACGCCCGACGAGGTCCGCGAGGTCCTCGAGGATGAGACCACTGCTGACCTCTTCTGTGCTCGCTACGACATCACCGAGTCTGGCAACTTCGAGGGGCAGAACCAGCCCAACCGCGTGCGCTCGCTCGAGTCGCTGGCCAACGAGTACGACCTCGCAGAAGACGAGATCGAAGACCAGCTCGAGGACGCCCGCGAGCGGCTGTTCGAGGCCCGAGAACAGCGCCCGCGCCCCAACCGCGACGAGAAGGTGCTGGCCGGCTGGAACGGCCTCATGATCAACGCGTGCACGGAGGCCGCGCTCGTCCTCGGGAACGACGAGTACGCCGAGCAGGCCGTCGACGCCCTCGAGTTCGTTCGGGATCGACTTTGGGACGCGGAGGAACAGCGACTCAACCGGCGCTACAAAGACGGAGACGTCAAGGTCGACGGCTACCTCGAGGACTACGCTTTCCTCGCTCGCGGGGCCCTCGGCTGCTATCAGGCCACCGGCGACGTCGACCATCTCGCGTTCGCGCTCGATCTGGCTCGCACCATCGAGGACGAGTTCTGGGATGAAGATCAGGGGACCATCTACTTCACCCCCGAGAGCGGCGAGTCGCTCGTGACGCGCCCGCAGGAACTCACCGACCAGTCGACGCCGTCGGCGGCCGGCGTCGCGGTCGAGACGCTGCTCGCGCTCGACGAGTTCGCGGAAGACGACCTCGAGCGCATCGCCGCGACGGTCCTCGAGACCCACGCGAACAAGATCGAGGCCAACTCCATGGAGCACGCCTCGCTGTGTCTGGCCGCCGATCGCCTCGAAGCGGGGGCGCTCGAAGTCACCGTCGCGGCCGACGAATTGCCCGACGGGTGGCGCGATCGGTTCGCCGACGAGTACCACCCCGATCGGCTGTTCGCGCTCCGACCGCCGACTGAAGAGGGACTCGAGGACTGGCTCGGCCGACTGGGGCTCGACGAGGCGCCGCCGATCTGGGACGGTCGCGAGGCCCGCGACGGCGAGCCGACGCTGTACGTCTGTCGCGATCGGACGTGCTCGCCGCCGACCCACGACGTCGAGGACGCCCTCGAGTGGCTGGGTGATAACGCGGCGGTCGAGACCTCGGGAGCGGAATCGCTCGAGGAAGACGAAAGCCCGTTCTGA
- a CDS encoding PLP-dependent cysteine synthase family protein: MKGSILDTIGSPLVQVDSPEGATIATKIESFNPGGSAKDRPAREMIRAAEREGRIEPGDWLVEPTSGNTGIGLALVAAARDYDLTIVMPADKSEERRRVMAAYGAELELVEGNMEDARARANELEAEGAIQLGQFENPANPEAHYKTTGEEIVEQVGDREIDAFVAGVGTGGTISGTGRRLREEFPDMEIIAVEPARNAVLSTGESGSDNFQGMGPGFVSDNLDLDLIDRVETVKLEDAEDECRRLARDEGVLVGQSSGATSLVSQRIAREIADPDLDCPTVSGAFDESAAAPEPDGGRVDDCPLVVTVFWDSGERYLSTGLFD; the protein is encoded by the coding sequence ATGAAAGGCAGCATCCTGGACACCATCGGCTCGCCGCTCGTCCAGGTCGACTCGCCGGAAGGGGCGACGATCGCTACCAAGATCGAATCGTTCAACCCCGGCGGCTCGGCGAAGGACCGGCCGGCCCGCGAGATGATCCGGGCGGCCGAACGCGAGGGGCGGATCGAACCCGGTGACTGGCTCGTCGAACCGACCAGCGGCAACACCGGCATCGGGCTCGCGCTGGTCGCGGCCGCCCGCGACTACGACCTGACGATCGTCATGCCGGCGGACAAGTCCGAAGAGCGGCGCCGGGTCATGGCCGCCTACGGCGCCGAACTCGAGTTGGTCGAGGGGAACATGGAGGACGCCCGCGCTCGAGCGAACGAACTCGAGGCCGAGGGCGCGATCCAGCTCGGCCAGTTTGAGAACCCCGCTAACCCCGAGGCCCACTACAAGACGACCGGCGAGGAGATCGTCGAACAGGTCGGCGACCGCGAGATCGACGCCTTCGTCGCCGGCGTCGGCACCGGCGGCACGATCTCCGGCACCGGCCGGCGGCTCCGCGAGGAGTTCCCCGACATGGAGATCATCGCCGTCGAACCGGCGCGCAACGCCGTCCTCTCGACCGGCGAATCCGGCAGCGACAACTTCCAGGGGATGGGGCCCGGTTTCGTCAGCGACAACCTCGATCTCGACCTGATTGACCGCGTCGAGACGGTGAAACTCGAGGACGCCGAGGACGAGTGTCGGCGCCTCGCGCGCGACGAGGGCGTCCTCGTCGGCCAGTCCAGCGGCGCGACGAGCCTGGTCTCCCAGCGGATCGCCCGCGAGATCGCCGACCCCGACCTCGACTGCCCGACCGTGTCGGGTGCGTTCGACGAGTCGGCGGCCGCGCCCGAGCCCGACGGAGGCCGGGTCGACGACTGCCCGCTCGTGGTCACGGTCTTCTGGGACAGCGGCGAGCGCTACCTCTCGACGGGCCTGTTCGACTAA